One segment of Triticum aestivum cultivar Chinese Spring chromosome 2A, IWGSC CS RefSeq v2.1, whole genome shotgun sequence DNA contains the following:
- the LOC123185969 gene encoding uncharacterized protein codes for MARFFGRLWDRAQGKLDVVRICEKVFDELAVLNAEKNAKLLDVKNLHVATLMVYNSINKQLVGPHKDPPCMQVVKGKAEGFRDKGITQQEFRELIMEWVRMDLRLVLANKAAVAVLAAPLLAVTAKNAGRQVPRMRDAVDKVPTPLLFVVFSAGLMLLQDIRAGKQ; via the exons ATGGCGCGCTTCTTCGGCCGCCTGTGGGACAGAGCTCAAG GCAAGCTGGATGTTGTAAGGATATGTGAGAAAGTGTTCGACGAACTGGCTGTCCTCAACGCCGAGAAGAACGCCAAGCTCCTGGACGTCAAAAATCTCCACGTCGCCACCCTCATGGTTTACAA CTCCATCAACAAGCAGCTGGTGGGGCCTCACAAGGACCCTCCATGCATGCAGGTCGTCAAGGGAAAAGCGGAG GGGTTCCGCGACAAGGGGATAACGCAGCAGGAGTTCCGGGAGCTGATCATGGAGTGGGTGAGGATGGACCTCCGCCTCGTCCTCGCCAACAAGGCCGCGGTGGCCGTCCTGGCGGCGCCGCTGCTCGCCGTCACGGCCAAGAACGCCGGCAGGCAGGTGCCGAGGATGAGGGACGCGGTGGACAAGGTGCCCACGCCGCTGCTCTTCGTCGTCTTCTCCGCCGGGCTCATGCTCCTGCAGGACATCCGGGCAGGCAAGCAGTGA
- the LOC123185970 gene encoding uncharacterized protein, producing MGQAWASLQEKLQGRHWKERQVRKITDKVFDRLTEDTQKPEKDALKFEEVYIAVLCVYNDINKYLPGPHYDPPSKERLKELMREFDIDMNGLLDREEFAEFIRKLTAESLCAISLKLIITLVAAPALALATKRATEGVPGVGKVVHKVPNAIYAAAITMAAVLIQRSAEGVE from the exons ATGGGGCAGGCCTGGGCGTCTCTGCAAGAGAAGCTCCAAG GGCGGCACTGGAAGGAGAGGCAGGTGCGGAAGATCACCGACAAGGTGTTCGACCGGCTCACCGAGGACACCCAGAAGCCCGAGAAGGACGCCCTCAAGTTCGAGGAGGTCTACATTGCCGTCCTCTGCGTCTACAA TGACATCAACAAGTACTTGCCGGGGCCGCACTACGACCCCCCGTCCAAGGAGAGGCTCAAGGAACTCATGAGA GAATTTGACATCGACATGAACGGTCTCCTGGACCGCGAGGAGTTCGCGGAGTTCATCCGGAAGCTGACCGCGGAGTCACTCTGCGCGATCAGCCTCAAGCTGATCATCACGCTGGTCGCCGCCCCTGCGCTGGCGCTGGCGACCAAAAGGGCAACCGAGGGCGTCCCCGGCGTCGGCAAGGTAGTGCACAAGGTGCCCAATGCCATATACGCCGCCGCCATCACCATGGCTGCCGTGCTCATCCAGAGATCCGCCGAGGGCGTCGAGTAG